A genomic region of Chionomys nivalis chromosome 12, mChiNiv1.1, whole genome shotgun sequence contains the following coding sequences:
- the Rnase9 gene encoding inactive ribonuclease-like protein 9: MKSPVTKCPWPLSLLLLLLLPLKLQGDYWDSYEYEIDPEVRDRLRELYSTGPTKPPTKERIKEKILADPDRPLYGDNYCNSELMSRNIHYRRVCYREHYFVAESYSDLQKACYGQRVRCKNGATFCRRSMELVKGIQCTLVEGEKIPECSYESNFVTGYAVVTCQWDSDSEEFIPNNVVNILVPK; this comes from the coding sequence ATGAAGTCTCCGGTCACCAAGTGCCCATGGCCTttgtctctgctgctgctgctgctgctgccgttGAAACTGCAAGGGGACTATTGGGATTCATATGAATATGAAATAGATCCAGAAGTAAGGGACCGCTTAAGGGAGCTTTATAGTACAGGGCCTACCAAACCTCCCACCAAAGAAAGAATCAAGGAAAAGATCCTCGCTGATCCTGACCGACCGCTCTATGGTGATAATTACTGCAATTCTGAACTCATGTCTAGAAACATTCACTACAGGCGTGTCTGTTATCGGGAGCACTATTTTGTAGCCGAGAGCTATTCCGATCTACAAAAGGCCTGCTATGGCCAACGAGTGAGGTGTAAGAACGGGGCTACATTTTGCAGAAGAAGCATGGAGTTAGTGAAAGGAATACAGTGTACTTTAGTAGAAGGCGAGAAGATACCAGAATGCTCGTACGAAAGCAACTTCGTGACAGGTTATGCGGTTGTCACTTGTCAATGGGACAGTGACAGCGAAGAATTTATTCCTAACAATGTAGTTAATATTTTGGTGCCCAAGTAG